A single Uloborus diversus isolate 005 chromosome 7, Udiv.v.3.1, whole genome shotgun sequence DNA region contains:
- the LOC129227021 gene encoding LOW QUALITY PROTEIN: uncharacterized protein LOC129227021 (The sequence of the model RefSeq protein was modified relative to this genomic sequence to represent the inferred CDS: deleted 1 base in 1 codon), translated as MSEINAVQIPQYHRSDPSLWFVMCESTFELATPKPITDSKTKYNYVVAHIPPDTASLIRDVLMKPDKTDPYSHIKKELINRSGESSQQEIRKLLSGEELGSRRPSELLRNMKRRAETLNVAENLMLELFLQRLPSSVQTILAVVSELTLDKAAEIADRIIEISPSSMETFAVSNKSEPTLETKFLRKIEKLNKRIDCLSYSRGRSPNRRNSGSRKRSVSRKPDFSNCWYHRRFGDKCREEKCVKPCKWQGNETSKE; from the exons ATGTCTGAAATAAATGCAGTACAAATTCCCCAGTACCATAGATCAGATCCTAGTTTATGGTTTGTAATGTGCGAAAGTACTTTTGAACTTGCTACTCCAAAGCCCATAACTGATTCGAAGACAAAATACAATTACGTAGTTGCACATATT CCTCCTGATACAGCTTCTTTAATAAGAGATGTATTAATGAAACCAGATAAAACCGATCCTTATTCCCATATTAAGAAAGAACTTATAAATAGGTCCGGGGAATCATCCCAACAGGAAATTCGAAAGTTACTTTCAGGGGAAGAATTAGGCTCTCGCAGACCATCTGAATTGCTACGGAATATGAAACGTCGCGCTGAAACTTTAAATGTAGCTGAAAATTTGATGCTAGAGTTATTTTTGCAGCGTTTGCCGTCTTCAGTACAAACAATTTTAGCTGTAGTTTCCGAACTTACTTTAGACAAAGCTGCAGAAATTGCTGATAGGATCATAGAAATTTCACCATCTTCCATGGAGACTTTTGCAGTGTCTAATAAAAGTGAACCAACACTTGAGACTAAATTTCTTCgcaaaattgaaaagttaaataaaagaaTTGATTGTCTTTCCTATTCTCGCGGTCGTTCGCCCAATCGCAGAAACAGTGGGTCTCGCAAAAGGAGTGTCTCTCGTAaacctgatttttcaaattgttggtATCATAGACGCTTTGGAGACAAATGTAGAGAAGAAAAATGTGTGAAACCTTGCAAGTGGCAGGGAAACGAAACGAGCAAGGAATAG
- the LOC129226827 gene encoding glucoside xylosyltransferase 1-like, whose translation MENVNTTRSQATGVNLGEPKTLHLLSKKLKSYSNDSIFRYGNCDEEIKIAVVLCGDRLNQTLVTLKSTVIFSEKPLHFIIIVDEQNRQQLYNKLLRWPVDVLSRLSFEFHGVHFPNGSEGEEWKKLFKLCACQRLFLPSLLQHIDSLIYIDTDVLFMRPVENLWQYFSKMNKSHIAALCPEHEDFATGWYNRFARHPFYEPLGVNSGVMLMNLTRMREFQWETYLPPIMREYKLNIVWGDQDIINIIFHFHPEKLYIFPCEWNYRPDHCMYASVCKTAEKNGIAVIHGNRGVFQNSKQPAFKALYNAMFEFSLGDVPSKLLVPLKKYLFETLNTNCGKHISVIFSTSFTFKQQIR comes from the exons ATGGAA AATGTGAACACTACTAGGTCTCAAGCTACTGGTGTAAATCTCGGTGAACCAAAAACTTTACATCTGctcagtaaaaaattaaaaagttattcgAATGATAGTATTTTCCG CTATGGAAACTGTGACGAAGAAATCAAAATAGCTGTTGTATTATGTGGAGATCGTTTAAACCAGACTCTTGTCACATTGAAATCTACTGTTATATTTTCTGAGAAACCGCTGCACTTTATTATAATTGTGGACGAACAAAATCGTCAACAGCTATACAACAAG TTGTTAAGATGGCCAGTAGATGTCTTAAGTCGTTTGTCATTTGAATTCCATGGTGTTCATTTTCCAAATGGCAGTGAAGGTGAAGAATGGAAAAAGTTATTCAAGCTTTGTGCCTGTCAGAGGCTGTTTTTGccg tccTTGCTTCAGCACATCGATTCTCTGATATACATCGACACAGATGTACTTTTCATGCGCCCTGTTGAAAACTTATggcaatatttttccaaaatgaataaaagcCACATTGCTGCTTTGTGTCCTGAACATGAAGATTTTGCCACTGGTTGGTACAACAGGTTTGCAAGGCACCCCTTCTACGAACCATTAg gtgTGAACTCTGGTGTGATGCTCATGAATCTCACTAGAATGAGAGAATTTCAATGGGAGACATATCTTCCACCTATTATGAGGGAGTACAAATTAAACATTGTTTGGGGAGATCAAGATATCATCAACATTATTTTCCACTTCCATCCAG AAAAACTATACATATTTCCTTGTGAGTGGAATTATCGCCCTGATCATTGTATGTATGCAAGTGTCTGCAAAACAGCAGAAAAAAATGGCATAGCTGTAATTCATGGAAACAGAGGAGTGTTTCAAAACAGCAAGCAGCCAGCATTTAAAGCTCTTTACAATGCCATGTTTGAG TTTTCATTAGGTGATGTTCCCTCGAAACTACTGGTgcctttgaaaaaatatctttttgaaactCTAAACACAAACTGTGGTAAACATATATCAGTTATTTTCTCAACTAGTTTCACATTTAAACAACAGATAAGGTga